CCCATCGTCATTCTCGCGCGAAGCGCGGGAATCCAGGGGTTTATTGTAGGATGGGCTTTAGCCCATCGGTCTACGTCTGTGGGGCTTTGCCCCACACCCCTTGGTACTTCTTTTAGAAAGAAGTACCCAAGAAATCGGCCCGGAAGGAGACGCTCGCTCTACGAGCGACCGGTCGCTACGGCGGGGGCGTGAGGGGGCACTCGTTCGCTGACCCCCCCGCCGCCCTATCCGCCTCCGCTCCCTGCGTCACCTACGGGCCACGAGGGGGAACGAAAAGAAGGCTCGTCCAAAAACAGGATAACGGAATGTTTTTGGACTCGAAGGTAAAATTTTTACACGTATGCAGTGAATAGTTGTAAATAATTTACCTTCGAGCCGATAAGTACATGTAATTTCACTTATCGGCGAGCCATCTTTACGTTCCCCACGCTCTCCGGTGCCCAGCGAACGAGGTAGCGAGGGGGTTTCGAGCTTGCCATGAGCCGAAGGCGATTTGCACGCTCGCCGAGCGGACGAGTGATAAGCATGGAGAAATGTATTTTGACCGAAAAGTGCTATTGGTTTCTCTGCTTTGAACCCGTTAGTGCAAGCCCTGCAACCAAGATATTCGGATTTTCCGAATTCCTCGCCGCAGTAGCACTACTGGCAGTTGTCTATACGGTTACCGATGTCAGATATAAATTTCGGATTGCCGTAACACCTAGCCGGTTTGGATCGCTTCATGCCACAACATTTTACTTAACCGCTATAATCGGTCTGCAAACACTACTTACCGAAGTGTGGATCAATGAAGGCTGGTGGGTTCCAAAGACCGCTGGCTCACGCATTCCACATGGCAGGGCATCTTTGGCTTGCTATTCCTTTCCACGATTTTAACTTGGATGTATTGCGCATTTATCCGCCCGCCGGTTTTCTGCCGCCGCAATGCTCTTCGTTTTGGACAAGTGCTTTACAAGTACATCCAGCGTGGAAATGACGAAGAACTGAAGGTTATTGCGGACGAGTTAGCCAAGTCTGCGAAACCTTTGGTCATGCATAGCAGGCGTCTAAATCGCCGTACTTCTGATGTAGAAACATTAAGGGGGCAACCCCACAAAAAGAGGGCTGGGGTTGAAGATTATGCCTACGACATATTATTGCTAATCGCCAATCGCAAGTTTTGTCGAAATATTGTTGGATCGTCACCCGTAACCGCCCAAGCTTTCTTTGAGGAGATGACCAGCGCAAGCAAGTTCGACATCCCGATAGGGCAGTTCGCACGAAATATCTCCAGCGAAGCCGTGGCTCAAAAGGGGTCGTTTCTTTACGATGAAGCCGATGGATACTATTCGGGGTTGCTGGGTTATCTAAAACCGGTGACTAAAGCAGTGTATGGGGACTATTCACTCGTGGAAGCTCTAGCGAACAACTTTGACTCGCCGCTAGATCTCCATTACGAAGAGCAATGGGGATGGGATGCCAAACAATGGGAAGCCTATTGCCGTGCTACACTTATCACTTTTAAAGACTATTTAGAAAAAGGTTATGGTTCTCAACATTCCTATGCTCTTAATCGCACGTTTAAAAACATGGAAAGCGCCTATCGCGATTTGTACAAACTCAACGATACGCCTTATGAATATCTTACCGATACATATGGGCGGCTTCGCGTGGTTGTAGAATTTGTAAAGGATGCTATCGATCTTATCGATAAGCATCCCAATCCACCTGAGCCGTTACGCCGAATTCGTGAGGGAACATATCCGAAGAATATTTACGATCATCTGGCACTTCTGATCTTTGACATGATATCAGCCGCTTCAATGGTGAAATCTCCACCTGAGACATGTTGGTCCATCCACCACAATATGATTTGGAGCCGTATTTTCACTAGGTACGGTGGTAAGGATGGGAAAGCTTTTAAAATTGTGCGCTTCAAGGTTCGTCGCCTTCTGTACGATGAAATCGCGATAATGACCAAACACCCAAATTATAAGGGTGCAATGATCCTTGGCTATTGCTTGAACGTTTTTGGAATGACGACAAACACTAAGAAAGATTTTGACAGGGATTCCTATGCACTAGCCAAAGCAGTTCAATCCTGGACTCGAAAATACTACCTTGATATGCGGCAAGAATATCCTGACGTTGCCGAGTCGGTTTTAATAGGCAGCGTCAGCTTTGACGAGACCGGTAGCAGGCTTGTTAAAACTTATTTAAAAGGATTAAACCGCGAGGCTCCAAAGGCATATTTAGTTCTGGATCAACCTTCACAATTATCCACTTCCGGTTGAGGAACGAAAAACCGGCAACTAGAAGCAAACAAAAAGGGAGCCTTTCGGCTCCCTTTTTTACATCATAATTACAAACTTTTAGAGCTTGAAGAGGAGGTCGCTGTAGACGGGGACGGGCCAGAGGTCGCGGGGCATGACGGCTTCGAGGGCGTCGATGTCGGCGCGAAGGGCCTGGCAGGCGGGGAAGACCTTGTCTCTGTAGACCTTGGCCTGCTTCTCTACGTTCCAGACTCCCTGGGCTTCCTTGGCGATAACTTCAAGCGCCTTGAGGTTCTTGTAGGCGGACTTGAGGAGGCCGCCTACTTCGGCGAGAAGGGTGCGCTGCACTTCGCCGTGCTCTCCGGAGAGGGCGGCGGAGTTGCCGAGCTCTTCCATGTACTGGATTACGGCGGGTATGTACTGGCGCTTTACCATCTGCATGGAGGCCTGGGCCTCGATGTTGATGTGCTTGGAGTACTGCTCGACGTAGATGTCGTAGCGGGAGTGGAGCTCTTCCTTGGAAAGGACGCAGTATTTGCCGAAAAGCTCGATGGCCTTGGGAGAGACGAAGGCCTTGAGGGCGTCGATGGTGTTGCGGACGTTGGGGAGGCCGCGCTTCTTGGCTTCCTTGGCCCACTCGTCGGAGTAGTTGTTGCCGTTGAAGATGATGCGGCCGTGTTCCTTTACGGTGTCTTTGATGATGGCGAGGATCTCGGTGTTGACGTTCTTGGCTTTTTCAAGCCGCTTGGCGACGTAGTCGAGCGATTCGGCGACGATGGTGTTTAGCGCTACGTTGGGGCCGGAGATCGACTGGGAGGAGCCGACCATGCGGAACTCGAACTTGTTGCCGGTGAAGGCGAAGGGCGAGGTTCTGTTGCGGTCGGTGTTGTCCCTCGGGAACTCGGGAAGGGTGTCTACGCCGATCTTCATGATCTCGGCGGCCTTCTTGGCGGCCTTCTCTCCCTGCGCGATCTTCGTGAGGATGTCGGAAAGCTCTTCGCCGAGGAAGGCGGAGATGATCGCGGGCGGGGCTTCGTTGGCGCCGAGGCGGTGGTCGTTGCCGGAGCTGCCGCAGGTGGCGCGCATGATGTCGGCGTGGGTGTCAACCGCGCGAAGAAGCGCGCAGAGGAAGACGAGGAACTGGGCGTTCTCCGAGGGGGTGTGGCCGGGTTCGAGAAGGTTGACGCCGGTGTCGGTGGAGAGCGACCAGTTGTTGTGCTTGCCGGAGCCGTTGATGCCCGCGTAGGGCTTCTCGTGCAGCAGGCAGACCATGTCGTGGCGGAGAGCCACCTTCTGCATCGTCTCCATGACCAGCTGGTTGTGATCGGCGGCGATGTTGGTGGTGGAGAAGACGGGGGCCATTTCGTACTGGGCCGGGGCGACCTCGTTGTGCTTGGTCTTGGAGGTGATGCCCATCTTCCAGAGTTCGAGGTCGAGATCCTTCATGTAATCGGCGACGCGGTCTTTGATTGCGCCGAAGTACTGGTCTTCGAGTTCCTGACCCTTGGGGCCGGGCGCGCCGAAGAGGGTGCGGCCGCAGGCTATGAGGTCGAGCCTTTCGAGGTAGTATTCCTTGTCGACGAGGAAGTATTCCTGCTCCGGCCCTACGGTGGCGATTACCTTGCAGGCGGTGGTGTCGCCCATGGCGCGAAGGACGCGCAGAGCCTGGTCGGAGACGGCCTTCATCGAGCGAAGGAGCGGGGTCTTCTTGTCGAGCGCCTCGCCGTTGTAAGAGCAAAAGGCGGTGGGGATGGTGAGGGTTACGTCGCCGGAGGCGTCTTCCTTGAGGAAGGCGGGCGAGGTGCAGTCCCAGGCGGTGTAGCCGCGGGCCTCGAAGGTGGCGCGAAGGCCGCCGCTCGGGAAGGAGGAGGCGTCGGGCTCGCCCTGGATGAGCTGCTTGCCGGAGAACTCCATTATCACGCCGCCGTCGTCGGTCGGGGCGATGAAGGAGTCGTGCTTCTCGGCGGTGATGCCGGTGAGGGGCTGGAACCAGTGGGTGTAGTGGGTCGCGCCCTTTTCAAGCGCCCAGTCCTTCATGGCGTTCGCCACGATAGCGGCTACGGCGGGATTGAGGGGCAGGCCCTTTTCAATGGTCTCCCGGAGGGCCTTGTAGGTCTCCTTGGGAAGCCTTTCTTTCATAGTCTTGTCGTTGAATACGTTGCTGCCGAACACCTCGGGGACATTCATGTTGCCCATCTTTGAATTCTCCTTTGTGGATGCGGGTTTTTGGCCCGGTATCAACTTTGACCAAGCTAGAGAAGTATTCTGTTACAAAATTGTAGCCACAGTGTTTTCGCTGCGCTGAATCATCCTATTCTTTCGGTTTTAGCTCAAGAGGGTAAAAACCGAAAAAACGCGCTGAAATGAAATAATTTTAACAAAATTGTAGCACTGGCCCCAATTGCACTACATATATGTGCCTCAAAAACAGGCCAAGGCTACCCCGTTACGGAAAAAACCGCCGCCGGGGCCGGTATTTTCCTGTTTTCGTCCCTTTGCGGATACTTTACTTGCTCCTTTATAAAAAGCAAATCGCAGGCCAAAGAAAAGCAATAATTTTAAAAAAGACAAACGGAGGGAAATATAAAAAAAGCCCCGTTGTTTTGCGGGGCTTTTTGAGGAGGGAATTGCGGTGTCTACAGGGGGCGGGCGCTCGCCGTAAATCTCTCCGCGCCGGACTTTCCCTGAAAATTCGCGACTCCGAGACTCTCTTTCCAGCCTTTTATGCGGCTCTCGCGCTCCGCCGCCGGCGGGTGGGTTGCCCCCACGGACCTCTTTTTGCCGCCGTCCTTCTGGGCAATTTTCGCCAGGAGCCGCTCCAGTCCGTTGACGTCGTATCCGACCGCTGCGAGGAGGGTTATTGCGTCCTTGTCCGCTTCAAACTCGTCTTCTATCTTGTAGCCGCGCTCGAAGAGGATGTTCACTGAGGAATCGACCATTTCCTTGAAGATCATCCTGGCCGTTTTGGTGTTCGCGCCGATTACCTGCGAGAGGCCGGTGATCATCTCGTTGCCGGAGGAACGGACGTTCATCTCTTTTATGATGTGGCGGCCCGTTATGTGGGCGATTTCGTGGGCCAGAAGCGCGGCAAGCTCGGCCTCGTCCTCCATCAGTTCCAGCGCTCCTCTCGTCACGAAGACAAATCCTCCCGGCGCGGCGAAGGCGTTCACCACGTCGGTGTCGAGTATAGCGAAATGGTAATCGACCTCGGTCCGGGGGCCGTTCATGGCAAGCGCCGTCCCTACGAGGCCGAGGTAATCGTCAATCTTCTTGTTTTCGTAGAGGGGAAAGGTTCCGAGAATCTGGGCCGCGACCTCGCGCCCGAACTCGACCTCCGCTCCCACGTCTTCGAGGGTGTAATCGGCTATGCCTACGCTGCTTATGCGGGTGCGAAACTCTTCCCCGGCGCAGAAGGAGGGAGCGGGGGTGATACAGGTCAGAAGAAGGGCCGAAACGGTCAGGAGCGCTCTTTTGATTCCCATCGGATATACTCCCTTCACTTTTCGAGGCCGTTTAAAAAGGAGAGGGCCTTTTCAGGGTCGGTTTTTCTTTCCTCGACCTTTTTGAGGCTAAGATAATCGGCCTTCGTCCCCACTTCTTCGAGTCTCTGGCGCTCTTCGGAAACCAGCCCCCTGCTGGCCCCGGAGGTGGCGACCGAGGAGGCCCTTCGTCTCGCGCCCTTGGAGAGATCGTGCTCCTGAGACTCGAAGACGCTGCCGGATTGAAGGGGAGGGGTCTCGGAGAGTATCATCGAAGAAACCCAGCCGCTGAGTTCCGCCCTCTTGACCAGATTCCACTGGGGGCGGGATTCCATGACGGTTACGGCTTCGCCCCGGGGGACGGTTCCGACCACCTTTCCCCCGAAGTCTGGAACCGAATAGACCTTGGCGACCAGGCTCTTGACGTAGGCGGGCTTTTCCGCCGCGATTGCCGCAGTCGAAAAAAGCGCGGCGATGGTTGCCGCTACCGGCACGGCCAGCAGTTTTTTCAAGGCTTTACCCTCCTCACCGGGTAAGAGGTTCCGACGTTTTTACAACCTCTTAACAAGGGTTATTTCGTCTCCATGCCCAGGACCCCGTCCCAGTTTTCTCCGGGGTCGTTTTGCATGTAATGGTTTATTCTCTCTATCATTTTACGAGTGTACACATTTTGCGCCAGAGTTAAATAGAGGTTTATCGATTCCTGCCATTTCCTGGCGAGGTAAAGGTTGAAAGCCTCCTCCATGACCTTCGCCGTGGCGCGCGCAATTTCCAGCTCCTCGGGCGAGGGGTTTAGCCTCACAAGCGGCTGGTAAATGCGCACCGGCTCGGTCTTGCCCTTCACCCTCACGGCGTCGAGGACTCCGCAGGGGATTTTGCCCCCGAGGGCGCGGCAGGTGAATTCGGTGATGATGAGCGGGCAGCCGTAGCCCTTGGTCAGTCCCTCCACCCTCGAAGCCAGGTTCACCGTCTCGCCGATGACGGTGTAGTTGAGTTTTTTTGCGGAGCCGATGTTGCCGAGAACCGCCGTGCCGGTGTTCAGCCCTATTCCTATCGCCAGCGGCGCGAAACCCCTCTTCTGAAGCTCCGCGTTGACCTTCTCCAGCCTCTCCAGCATCAGGAGGGAGGCGAGAACGGCTTTTTCGGCGTGGTTCGGCTCGCGTATCGGAGCGCCCCAGAACCCCATTATCGCGTCGCCGATGAATTTGTCGATTGTACCGCGATATTCAAAGATGACGTCGGTCATTTCGGAGAAGTAGACGTTCAGCATCTCGACCACGCGGGGAGCGGTAAGCTGCTCGGAGATGGTGGTGAAACTTCTTATGTCGGAAAAGAGTACGGTGACGTTCTCCTCCGAGCCGAATTGCGCCGCCGAGCGCTCTTCGTCGTGCGAGATGAGCTCTTCGACTACCTCCGGCGGCACGTAAACGGAAAAGAGCTTCCGGACCCTCCTTCGCTCCTGCCCCTCGGTCATGGAGAAGACGACGAAGGCGGAGGAAGCCGAGAGAACCCCCGAGGCCGCTACGATCATCACCGGCCATACCGAGCCGATGACGAAGGCGTAAGCCGCTCCCGCCACGTAAAGGGCGATGAAGGAGAGCGGACCGGCGACCTTCTCCCACAGCCTCGGGGCGAAGGTGACCGCCCAGGAGGCAAATATGGCGAGGAGAATGGCTATGACGTTGCCGAACCAGGGCGGGGCGGGGGTGAGGAAGTCCTTGTCGAGGCAGTTGGAGAGCACCGAGGCCTGGAGGAAAACCCCCGGCGTCTTGCCGCTGAGGGGGGTGGACTTCAAATCGTAGACCCCGACGGCGCTCGACCCGATAAAGACGTATTTGTCACTAAATTCGCCCGGCGCGATGATGAGGTGCTCGGTTTCGCCCTTCATCATCATTTGGATGGAGGCGGCTATTCCGCTTATCGAATAGGTGTTGAAGTTGCCGTACAGATTGACGAGGTAGTTTCCCTTTCCGTCCAGAGGGATGGAGTAATCCTTGAGGTAAAGGCGCTCGGGGGTGAGGCGGAAAGGGTGACCGCCTTCTCCGAAGGCTACGGGGGTGAAGCCGAGCATGGGGAAGTAATCGCCGTCGTAAGGGCGCAGGAGGCGGGTGCGCCGGAAGACCCCGTCTGAATCCGGGGCGAAATCGACGGCGCCAACCGCCTGGGCCGCGGACTGTATCGGCTCAATCGGCAGGGCGTAGGAATTCGGCAGAGAATCGGCGGCCTGCTTCATGGAATCGGGGGTGTAACTGACCGAGAAACGTTCGATGAATTCCGGGGGCAGGGGTTTCCCGAGGAGGTCTTTATTGAACTCGTCCTCGGCGTCGCGCATGAACTGGGCGGCGTGGATATAGTTTCCGGCCGAAGCGGTGACTCCTGAAAGGCGCATATCCCCTTCGCTGTACCCGGAGTCCTGATTAACCCCGTTCCTCTCGTTTTCGACGAAGAGAACGTCCAGAAGCACGGCCCTTGGCTCCCCCATCGAGATGTATTCGAGGATGTCGGCCATGACCGAGCGGGGCCAGGGCCAGCGCCCGATGACGGGGTTCATCGCCTTGAGGGATGCCTCGTCTACGAGGACGACCGCCACGCCCTGATTGGCGGGTTTGTCGCTTCTCGTGAAGACCATCCTGATGTCGTAGGAGATCAGTTCGAGCCGGTCCAGGACGTAGCTGTCCTTTGCGGCGATGACGAGCAGCGCCGAAACGATTCCGACCAGAAGGGCGATAATTGTCTTTTTTAGTTTTTTCATTCCCTGCACCGAAAATTCTCTTCATTTTAGCTCATTTACGCCTCCCCTAACAAACATTGCTGCGAATGCTTTACTTGAGTGGCAAAATTCCAATAAGATAATCGTGAAAATTCCCCAATGAGTGAGAGAGGTACCCATGAGACCAAGACGCATTTCGCTCAGCCTCGCCGCTTCCCTGGCGCTCGTCCTGCCCGCCTTTTCCTCCTTCGCCGACGACAGCCATTACGTCAACATGATAATAGGCGACAGGGCTTCCGGCATGGGGGGGGCCTACACGGCCGTTTCCGACGATCCTTCGGGGATGTACTACAATCCCGCCGGCATTGTCTTCGGATCCGGAGACGAGATGAGCGCCTCCATGAACGCCTACCAGAAAACCAGGACGACCTACGAGAATCTGGAAGAGCTGGGCGGAATAGACTGGAACCGCGAATCCGGAGCGCTTATCCCGAATTTCTTCGGCGTCACCCGGAACTTCGGCGACTGGGCGATCGGTTTTTCCTACGCCGTGCCGGATTCCTCCATCGAGGACCAGAATCAGGAGTTTCTCGACCTAAACGCTTCGGTGGACCGCTTCCTCATAAATTTCCGCGAGGAGATAAACGTCCTTCTCTTCGGCCCCTCGATAGCCTGGGCTCCGGACAAGGATTTGTCCGTCGGCCTCACCCTCAACTACTTTTCCCGCAAGCACGACCTGATAAACAACCAGATGCTTTTTTTCAACGACGGAACCTCCCACTGGCAGAACAATTACTTCAAGTCCAACGAGTCGGGGCTGCACCCCATACTGGGCGTGATGTGGACCCCGGCAGACAGGGTTTCGGTGGGGGCGCGGCTTGCCCACACCTTCCTTTTTGACAGCGACATCCGCATCCAGCAGTCGAGCAGGGGGTACATCACGAGCCTCGATCCCCCCGTCTACGATCCCGACACACTTACCGCCACCCTGACAAACACCGATTCCAAGAGGGAATATCCCTACGAGATAGGAGTGGGCGCGGCGTGGTTCCCGAACAACCAGTTCATGCTCTCCGGCGATTTCACCTACTGGACCTCCACCGGCGAGACGGATTTCGACCCCGGCAAGGCCGCCACCTGGAACGCCGCCGTGGGCATGGAATACTATCCGAGCCGCTCCTGGGCTCTTCGCGCGGGTCTTTTCACCAACAGAGCCAGCACCGATGAGGTCGAGACCGGCGAGGCGAATCAGGACCCCCACGTTGACATCTTCGGAGGCACTTTGAGCGGGACCCTCTTTTCCAAGGGAACCTCCATCACCATCGGCGGAGTTTACAGCCGGGGCGCCGGTGACGCGCAGCTTTTCGCCGACACCGATTCGGTGCAGGACGTTACAACCGAGACGATGGCCCTCTTCTTCTCGACGGCGTACAATTATTAAAACTTAAAATGCACAGGCTGCGGAGGATAAAATGTCGCCGGGCGAATATCTAAAAGATGAAAAGATAAAGAGCCGCCTGATCGAGATAATTCAGGATCTGGCCGCGGAAAAGAACAAGGACGCTCTCCTTGAGAAGATACTGTCCGGGGCGAGGGAGCTTACCCGCGCCGACGCGGGGACCCTTTACGTGGTAAGCGGCGGCAGGCTCCACTTCAAGGTCTTTCAGAACGACACCATCGGCATAAACTACGGCCCTACCTCGGAGACCGTTCTGGTGCTTCAGCCGGTTTCGATCGACGAGACCACGGTATCCGGCTTCGCCGCCTCCAGGGGGCTTGCCCTCAACATCCCCGATGTCTACCTGAGCAGCAGCTTCGACTTTTCCGGCCCGAAAAAGTACGACGCGAAGAGCGGCTACAAGTCAAAGTCGATGCTGGTGGTTCCGCTCCGGAACAAGAACGGCTCCGTAATCGGGGTCCTGCAGCTCATCAACTCCATCGATCCCGCGACAAAAGAGATAGTCTCTTTCCCGAGGCGCCTTGAGGAGCTTGCGGCGGCCTTCGCGAGCCACGCTGCGGAAACACTCTGAAAAAGGAGCGGCGGATGGCCCTTACGGGAACTCGTGAAGAGCTTTTGGCGGGCATAGACGACCAGCGGACCAATATAGGGCTTCTCTACCTCAAGTCCATCAGCCCGCGCTTACTGCGAAATTATGGGCCCGGTCACAATGAGCGCATTAATATATCCAGTGGCGAAATATTCGCTCTTCACCAGGTCTATGAGACCAAGCCCACAGAAGAGGCCAAGTACGAGGCCCACCAGAAGTACATCGACATTCATTTCATAATCTCCGGCGAGGAGATGGCACGGGTCGCAAAGATTGAGGGGCAGGAGCCCTATTACGAAAGGAATGACGTGGCCTTCTACGCGCCCGGTGAGGGCGACGAGTTTATACTCAGGGCGGGCCGCGCAGCCATCTTCTACCCCGACGACATCCATTCCACAGGCCTTGACCCCGGAGGCGAAGGGGTTCTGGTAAGAAAAATAGTAGTCAAAGTGCGTATCGACTCCTCTTGGGCCGAGGAGACCGGCGTTCCTCGGCTGGAAGTTAATGCGAAGTCGCCGGACGTTACCTCAAAGAATTTTCAAGTCCCAAGAGGAGCTTCGGCGCCGGAGGAGAAGCAATCCCGCAAATGGCTTTTTCTGGACCGCATTCTTGGTTTGAAGGCGTGGATGGTTTGCGCTGCGGTTTTCGCCACGCAGGTTCCGATTCTGATTTGGGCCGGTTCCGGTAGAGGGGAATTTTGGGCCGTAGCGGTAATGGCCTTTATGATGCCGGTATTTCTCGGTTCACTGAACCTTTGGCTGTGGGCGCTTGGCACGAGGTTT
This is a stretch of genomic DNA from bacterium. It encodes these proteins:
- a CDS encoding glutamine synthetase type III, translating into MNVPEVFGSNVFNDKTMKERLPKETYKALRETIEKGLPLNPAVAAIVANAMKDWALEKGATHYTHWFQPLTGITAEKHDSFIAPTDDGGVIMEFSGKQLIQGEPDASSFPSGGLRATFEARGYTAWDCTSPAFLKEDASGDVTLTIPTAFCSYNGEALDKKTPLLRSMKAVSDQALRVLRAMGDTTACKVIATVGPEQEYFLVDKEYYLERLDLIACGRTLFGAPGPKGQELEDQYFGAIKDRVADYMKDLDLELWKMGITSKTKHNEVAPAQYEMAPVFSTTNIAADHNQLVMETMQKVALRHDMVCLLHEKPYAGINGSGKHNNWSLSTDTGVNLLEPGHTPSENAQFLVFLCALLRAVDTHADIMRATCGSSGNDHRLGANEAPPAIISAFLGEELSDILTKIAQGEKAAKKAAEIMKIGVDTLPEFPRDNTDRNRTSPFAFTGNKFEFRMVGSSQSISGPNVALNTIVAESLDYVAKRLEKAKNVNTEILAIIKDTVKEHGRIIFNGNNYSDEWAKEAKKRGLPNVRNTIDALKAFVSPKAIELFGKYCVLSKEELHSRYDIYVEQYSKHINIEAQASMQMVKRQYIPAVIQYMEELGNSAALSGEHGEVQRTLLAEVGGLLKSAYKNLKALEVIAKEAQGVWNVEKQAKVYRDKVFPACQALRADIDALEAVMPRDLWPVPVYSDLLFKL
- a CDS encoding adenylate/guanylate cyclase domain-containing protein, which produces MKKLKKTIIALLVGIVSALLVIAAKDSYVLDRLELISYDIRMVFTRSDKPANQGVAVVLVDEASLKAMNPVIGRWPWPRSVMADILEYISMGEPRAVLLDVLFVENERNGVNQDSGYSEGDMRLSGVTASAGNYIHAAQFMRDAEDEFNKDLLGKPLPPEFIERFSVSYTPDSMKQAADSLPNSYALPIEPIQSAAQAVGAVDFAPDSDGVFRRTRLLRPYDGDYFPMLGFTPVAFGEGGHPFRLTPERLYLKDYSIPLDGKGNYLVNLYGNFNTYSISGIAASIQMMMKGETEHLIIAPGEFSDKYVFIGSSAVGVYDLKSTPLSGKTPGVFLQASVLSNCLDKDFLTPAPPWFGNVIAILLAIFASWAVTFAPRLWEKVAGPLSFIALYVAGAAYAFVIGSVWPVMIVAASGVLSASSAFVVFSMTEGQERRRVRKLFSVYVPPEVVEELISHDEERSAAQFGSEENVTVLFSDIRSFTTISEQLTAPRVVEMLNVYFSEMTDVIFEYRGTIDKFIGDAIMGFWGAPIREPNHAEKAVLASLLMLERLEKVNAELQKRGFAPLAIGIGLNTGTAVLGNIGSAKKLNYTVIGETVNLASRVEGLTKGYGCPLIITEFTCRALGGKIPCGVLDAVRVKGKTEPVRIYQPLVRLNPSPEELEIARATAKVMEEAFNLYLARKWQESINLYLTLAQNVYTRKMIERINHYMQNDPGENWDGVLGMETK
- a CDS encoding GAF domain-containing protein — protein: MSPGEYLKDEKIKSRLIEIIQDLAAEKNKDALLEKILSGARELTRADAGTLYVVSGGRLHFKVFQNDTIGINYGPTSETVLVLQPVSIDETTVSGFAASRGLALNIPDVYLSSSFDFSGPKKYDAKSGYKSKSMLVVPLRNKNGSVIGVLQLINSIDPATKEIVSFPRRLEELAAAFASHAAETL
- a CDS encoding DUF386 domain-containing protein, producing MALTGTREELLAGIDDQRTNIGLLYLKSISPRLLRNYGPGHNERINISSGEIFALHQVYETKPTEEAKYEAHQKYIDIHFIISGEEMARVAKIEGQEPYYERNDVAFYAPGEGDEFILRAGRAAIFYPDDIHSTGLDPGGEGVLVRKIVVKVRIDSSWAEETGVPRLEVNAKSPDVTSKNFQVPRGASAPEEKQSRKWLFLDRILGLKAWMVCAAVFATQVPILIWAGSGRGEFWAVAVMAFMMPVFLGSLNLWLWALGTRFHGWLPKKLRDKTGFFRTCIIYSETYTIFWVAALWVAGNLMGLPMHHGLGYFFYALLIPFILLSAVFMLYANYYVATRLIMAETMKRALFAEWAGPFLMICLYPVGIWFIQPRVNRLYEKHAGLLVG